GCTTCATGGGATTTGGCTGCAAAAGTCATTTGCACACCGCCAAGCTCCTGCGCCTATCCGAGGACCTGCCCATTGTTATCGAGATTGTGGATAGCGAAGAAAAGATCAGCAAATTTCTTCCCAAGCTCGACGCGATGGTTCAGGAGGGGCTAGTCACCCTGGAAAAGGTTCAGGTGGTCATGTACCGGGCTAATGGAAAAGGATGAAATATCTCCCCTTGGGTGGAATCTTAAGCG
The window above is part of the Elusimicrobiota bacterium genome. Proteins encoded here:
- a CDS encoding DUF190 domain-containing protein gives rise to the protein MKIPTDGKLLRIFIGEADRWQGQPLYEAIVLEAKKEGLAGATAIKGFMGFGCKSHLHTAKLLRLSEDLPIVIEIVDSEEKISKFLPKLDAMVQEGLVTLEKVQVVMYRANGKG